The genomic DNA tttattttgtcagcTACCTTCAATGACCAAACTCCATCAAAGACTATTTGCTCTCAGTTGGTCCCATTTTCTGCCTGTAACTTCCTACAGTTGCCTCCCTGAGATCTTACCCCCGCTCCCTTCGGCCCTCTCCATTTTCTCTAGAGCTACAGGCTACCTCCAAGAAGCATTTCTTCCCTACACACCTAAGACCAGGGGACCATCATTTCAGTCGATCTCACTCAACTCTAGTCCCTGGGCCTCACACTGAGCCCAGCTCTGGCTCAATCTATTTCGACACATAGCAGAATTCTGCAATTACAGTGTTTGGCCTCAGTTTGTGTTTCACTCCTGTTTGGCAAATTCCCTTACTAATTTTCAATCTGCTTACTACACTTTTCCCAGTCTCCACATGCCCCAGGCCCTTATGCCACTCCTATCGCCCTCCTTCAACCACCTCTGAGTTAATAACCTTGCTTCCTACTCCACAGAGAAAACAAGGCACCAGCCACACACTGAGGCCGGAAAGCTGGGCATAGTCTTtgacccttttctttttctgaatgtaATATCCAATCAGTTACCTTTTCAAATCATCTTAAAGTCTTTAGGGAAGAGAGGAACTAAAAATACATGATaatcaagtatttaaaaaaattttttacagcaaaacaaaaacatacattactttttaaaaagctacattaTACATTAAAGTattgataattttataaataaaatcattttaaacagTAAATACATGATAAAATTTCTCTGATACAAGATTACTTACATAGTTCAATGaccaattttgaaaatataaaaactacatccttcttttaaaaaatatttaacttaattgtacaaaattatcaaataaagttaaaaagtgCTAGATATGCttccatttgtttcatttttaaagcaacTGTAGCACATCAGaccttaaaaagataaattagggCAAAAGGCTCATCCTATACTGCCTAAAAAACTTCAGAGACTGTCTAGGCAGTGGGAAAGGATGGGAAGCTGAGTTCAATGCCAGTGAAGGCTGTCATCTGCCCAGAGCTATTACCTGTCCTTGTTCTCAGAACCAGGAGATTTCCTCCTTCCTGGCCTACACCTACAGAAGAGTCTTTCTATGCTTACTGGTCCCTAATTTTTAGGAGAAAAGGTTTCTGAGagaattttgatatttaaatCCTATGCTAATGCTGAACCTCTTCTAAAGACTGAGGcattttacatttgaattttataCAAAAAGTCATAATCTAATTCCAAATGAAAAGAGGACACTTCATTTGGTCGCTTGATTTCATATCACTTGTTGAGGTAGGAtaagtttcttctttctctgaaaacTGTCCCGGCTATACAAACGGTGGTTGTACTGGAAAGGGTTCTaatgccttttctgcattctTCCAGTTGTGAAAATTCTCTCTGTACCACTCAATTGTTTTCTGTATTCCTTCTTTCCAAGGCACTTTAGGTCTCCATCCTAAGCCatgtattttttctgatttcattggATATCTCATGTGATTGGTAGGTCTATCCTTAACATAATCAACCCAGTTTTCCATTTCAGACTCTGAATTGGTCTCTTTGATCAGTTGTATTAGTTCTTTGGCAAGCTGGAGAACTGACATTTCAAAATTGGTTCCAATGTTATAAATTTCACCTGGTTTTCCCTTTTTGAGGACAGTGAGAAATGCTTCTACTACATCAGTAGCATAAAGGAAGTTTCTTGTTTGAAGCCCTGATCCATGAATGCAGCATTTCCTGTTGTGTTGAAGTAaagatataaattttggaataacCTTTTCTGGATATTGATGTGGTCCGTAAACATTACTGCTTCGTGTGATGACAACTGGAAACCTGTATCGTTCCCAGTAAGACTGTACAAAACACTCAGCAGCTGCTTTAGATGATGCATAAGGATTTGTAGGTTGTTTGGGAGAAGATTCATCAAATTCCTTATCAAGACTGCCTCCATAGACCTCATCTGTGCTGACATAAATAAATTTCTCCACTCTGGCTTCATGAGCAGCGCTTACCAAAACGTGAGTGCCATAAACATTAACATACGTAAACTCAAAGGCACGGACAAACGAAAGATCTACATGTGTTTGTGCGGCAAAATGTAGTACTATGTCTATTTTCTCTGTTTCAAAAAGTAGTTTCACGAAGTGAGAATCACATATGTCACCCTGTataaatttgtaattttgtttATTAGAAATGGTTTCAAGATTCTTCAGGCTTGCACAGTAATCCAGCTTGTCTAGATTTATGATCATATAGTTTGGATAATCTtctaaggaaacaatcacatgTGATGCAATGAAACCAGCACCCCCGGTCACCAGGACCCGCTTCGCAAAGCCGTCGGGAGGACGCAAGGGCTCGGGCCGTCCCGCAGCCGACATCTCCCAGCTCAGCAGGGACTGGAACCCCAGGCAACATTTTGAAGCTGACAAACTTTAATTCTCACGTCTCTTTCTGTGCATCCTGCGGCTTGAGCTTTCTTGTCTTGGGGACGCCGGAGGGTGCCGTGGCCCTCGGCCTCTCGCCACGTGGCCACCAGGGGGCTCCTCTCAGTGTCCGCGCCGCTGGGTCTAACCTCCCCGGGGAGCGCCGTGCGGTGGCTGGAGGGTTGGCTAGAGGGGGTGGATGAAGCGTGGCCCGTCACCCGCCTAAAGGTGTCTGCATCTTGAAAGCGAGACTCCATCATCTCAAATGAATTCGAAGTTGGTGGGGTTTCAGGTGagatggagaggggaggggaggagctttGACTAGTGGGGGAACCGGCCTCCAGGACAGGCCCGATGACTGCCTCCTGTGTTCATGGCCAAGTGCAGCCTCTCCCACACTGAGTCCCTCAGGGCTGACTGTGCCCCCGGCGGGGCATGCTGGAAGGGGCGGCGTGTGACTCGCAAGGCTAGGTCATAGAGACTGCTGCTTCCACCTCGCTCCTGTGGAGCACTTGTTCTAGAGGAAGCTGACTGCCATGTCCCGAGGACGCTCAAGCAGTCCCGTGGAGGCGCAGGGTGCAGTGGAACCGAGCCCTCGCGCCAACAGCCAGCACTGACTTGCCTTCAGATGCCTGCGGCCCTGGGCGACAACCTCCTGAGAGACTTCGAGCcagaaagacacagccaagctGCTGCTGAATCCCCAACCCATAGAGACTGTGTAAgattatatgtttattattttaagctgctgAGTTCTGAGGTAGTTTGTTATGTAGCATTCTAGATAATACacgtggggaggagaggagctcCATGCACGGTTTAGGTTATTGATTGTAAGTTAGGGCATATTGATGATGAGCTTCAGTGCATTGATTTTAAGTAAATGGACAGCTGCGTATATTTCAGGAAAATGTCTACTTCCCTGTTGATGTTCATAGCCTGGAGACTTCAGTCTCCACTAGCCTCCAAATGCCAGTAGGGTTTGGATGTCTGCTGTCACTTCAAGCACCCAGCATTGCAAATCTGGGATGTCACTTTCTTTGGGAGCATCTCCCCTTTTCTCCCTGCACCAGTGAAACGTGCTCCGGCCTGTAATGCAGCTTGGAGCCCATGTCATGGTGGGTTTGCCAACCTCAGTGCCTTTGCTCGGTCAGAGGGTTCAGACTGTGGACCTGAATTATTTCAGTGGGAGATGAGTTTTTCTAGGTaggtattttaaaagacaaagaaagtagTTCACAGGCACTTGAGAGAAGTGTTTCAGCATGCCAACTAAAAAATCTAACTTTTGTACAGTGAGGCGGAGAGATTTAATTCTAGTTGATGGGTCTTTTGGGGTGCCTTgagtaataaatcttttattgaaatatatgtgCAGAAAAGTGTGTAAAGTgtaagtgtacagcttgatgaattttcacaaagtgatcACACCTGGGTAACCAGtgcccagatcaagaaacaggaagtgagacttccctggtggcacagtggttaagactcagtgctcccaatgcagggggcccgggttcgatccctggtcagggaactagatcccacatgcctgctgcaactaagagttcgcacgccacaactaaggagcccacgtgctgcaactaaggagctggcgagctgcaactaacaCCCGGcacaactaactaactaactaactaaataaataaatattaaaaaaaaaaaaaaaagaaaaaacgtgaCCAGCCACCAGAAGCCACCCCCATGTCCCTTCTGGTCACTCCTCAGCCCAAGGGTAACTGCTGTCCTGATTAACTCCGCACATTCGGTTTGCGTGTTTGGAGCTTTGTTTTAATGGACTCGTGTGTTCCTGTGTCTGGCCTTCCCTTGACATTGTGTTTGCGAATTTCATCCTTGTCAGTGTATGTAGTGGTAGGTTGTTCATCCTTGTGGTTGTGTCTAGTCGCatagttttctctgtatataggtgtctttttttctcttgctgctgtttttcttttcttgctgcttttaagatatcCTCCTTTTCACTGGGTTTAGCAATGTGATTATGCCACTCCTCAGTGTGgttttattctgttatttatttggGTGCTTGGGGTGTATTGATTCACTGAGCTTCTTGTATCTGTGGGCTTGTAGTCTCGTAGTTTAAATCCTGTAGAACGGGATTTCCTAGAGCAAAAGTTCTGGGCCACAAATGAAAACGTATTTCAGAGAAATTTCTTGAGAGAACTTAAAGGGAGTTTTAAACCAATTTCCCTCTCACCTCCTGCACTTGGATAAGAAATGTGAAGTAGGGTTTGGCTCATCCGGCTGCTACAGGGACTGCCAAGTCTTGGTGCTTCCCCTCTTCCCGCTGTGATGGGTTCAAAGTCCACTTCTTTGGGCTCCCAGGATTCTGGGTCAGATGCCTGTGGTTGGGCGTCAGCCAGGATGTTGGCCGGCTGCACCGAGGAAGAGATCT from Balaenoptera acutorostrata chromosome X, mBalAcu1.1, whole genome shotgun sequence includes the following:
- the LOC130706447 gene encoding dTDP-D-glucose 4,6-dehydratase-like, which encodes MSAAGRPEPLRPPDGFAKRVLVTGGAGFIASHVIVSLEDYPNYMIINLDKLDYCASLKNLETISNKQNYKFIQGDICDSHFVKLLFETEKIDIVLHFAAQTHVDLSFVRAFEFTYVNVYGTHVLVSAAHEARVEKFIYVSTDEVYGGSLDKEFDESSPKQPTNPYASSKAAAECFVQSYWERYRFPVVITRSSNVYGPHQYPEKVIPKFISLLQHNRKCCIHGSGLQTRNFLYATDVVEAFLTVLKKGKPGEIYNIGTNFEMSVLQLAKELIQLIKETNSESEMENWVDYVKDRPTNHMRYPMKSEKIHGLGWRPKVPWKEGIQKTIEWYRENFHNWKNAEKALEPFPVQPPFV